The Haloprofundus salinisoli region ATGCGAAATTTGTTGAGGTCGATGAATGGACTACGTGTATGGAGGTGACTATCAATGAGTGATTATGTTATCTGGTGGATAGATGACACAGAAAGTCGGAAAGAAAAACATGCAGAAGTCCTTGAGGAGCAAATGTCCAATTTGTCAGTCATTTTCACTCATCCTCAAAAAGCGGCAGAAAAGCTCAATCAAAACGACCACCCCGATGCAGATCTCGTTCTAATCGACTGGATGCTGAATGAGCAGGGGGAGTTCCTTGGCAAGGGGTTGACTATGGCTGGTTCCGTTCGGGAACATCTGCAGAATACACCAATATACGGGTTCACGGGAGGGTCGCTTAATGAACTACGGACACCAGCTAGTGAACATCAATTTCAGTCAACATTGCCATTAAAGGATATTTCATCACGTGCGGGAGCTAAGAATCTTGAAGGGGATATCAACGATTACCAACGCGTTGAGGCAGCGCGTGGTGACGGACTCAAAGCGTTGCTTGCAACGCTTAACCCACCAGAGGGTCTTGATGAGGAACTGAAAAGCCTTATTCCGCGTACATTCTCAAACGGTCTGAAAACTGACCCAACAGAAGAGGGAGGTAGCAGCCTCGAATTTGCGGACTGGGTACGGCACCGGTTTCTCAAGACACCAGGGCCACTCTTAGACTGCAACTGGACAGCGACAAAACTTGGAGTGAAGCCAGATTACTTAGACCAATACATAACAGAGTTGTACGAGACAGAATATGGGGAGTTCACTTACGACGGCATTTTTCACCATAGAATCAACCCGCTCTGGTGGACATCTGAACTCATCGAGGCTGTCGTCGACTTAGCTCAATCGCGCGACCAAACTATCGGTGAAATCCATGCTGCAGCTCCTAATTTACTTGGAGTGGATGATGACCATCATTCCATCTGTACAGCATGTGGTGATCCACACCCTGACACTGTAGCGGCGAGTATCGAAGGTAAAGACGCAACTTATCCGGTCCATTTCCACTGTAGCAATCTTCATCACTCGCGTGAAGGAGGATTCGAGGATTACCGAACTGCTGAAGATATCTAAGTACAAATGTCGACAAAAACCTCATCGGAAGATTTGCTTCCGGAACCTGACAAATTGTATGAGTTATTGATTTCTGAGCTGGAATATCTCTACAATCTCGGCGGTGTGTTAGCACGTAATAAAGATTCATTTAGAACTAAACGCGCCGAGTTGCAGAAAATGGATTCCGAGAACTGGAAGTTAGACATTACTCCCAACTGGGTACTTCCGATAACTGGGCCAGAAGAGCAAGCTCAGAGACAAAACGCACGTGATTTCTCCAAAGCAGAGGGTTTCGCTCTCATCGGTGGATTAATTCATGTAGAAGATGGGACGTATGATGACTATTCTCTCAATCTCACGTTGCTTGCCCAGGGAGATACGGAATTGCGCGGTAGTGACGAAAACAAGCACATTGATGCGCCCTGCTGTTGGGGCGCTGAAAGTATGCAAAGCAGTTGGCGAGTTGCAAAACGATATCACTTCGATATAGATCTCGGTGGCGACGACGAGTCGAAGCCAATTACACATCTACAAAGTGGTGGGGCTTTCAAAAAGAAACACCTTCCAACTGGCATAAAACATCACGAACCACATTACTGTTCAACACCTCTTGACAAACCACGTCTCACATATCCACCCATGGATCCTATCCTCATTCTCCAAATATTGGTAACACAATACGATAGTCTCAACCGAATTATGGTAAACACTTGGAATGCACAAGTTCAGAAAGCAGAGAGTACACTTTGGACTAAGTATTATTTACACCTGAGTGACATAATGGGCATGCAGAAGAGAAGCGAAACCCTTGATTCCTATATTGAGAACGGAACTTAACAGTAAGTCAAACGAAACCCGCCCAATCCCCCGGTCTCACCTTATCCGGTGGCCTTGGTTTTGGAATTGGACGCATCAACTCGGCATCGACCTCTCCTCGCAGATACAACTCACCCCAACCCGTGATCTCGAACACCTCGGCTCCAGCATCGTCCGTAATCGGCGACACTAACCCAGCGTGAGCGAGCACATAACAGCGCTCTCGTACTCGACGCTCCGAAGCGTCGGCACTCACCTCACAAGAAATCAACTCGGGAGAACACCATCCTTCGATTTGGAGAAACTCCAAGATTCTATCGTCGAGTCCACACTGCCAGCGACCAGTCTTCCTCACAGGCGACATTGAGTAATTTCTCTACGATTCCGACTCTGCGAATCCGTCTCCGTTTCCGTTCTCGCTTTCGTTGTCGACCGCCTCGACAGGGCGATCTTCCTCAGCATCCCATTCTCCGTCTAGATACTCTTCTCCTTTGTCGGTGATGATGTATACACCATTCCCCAGAGCTGTGAGCATCCCATGTTCAGCGAGTTTCTGGAGTCGTCGAGAGATATGTTGGCGAGAGACCTTGATGTAACCGCTATCTACGAGTTGTTTCGGGGAACCAGACCCCTCTTCGCGAATGTATTCTAGGATTCTATCATCCCAGATAGTCATCCACGTCCCGGACTGTCTCATTAGTCACGGATACAGGCTGTGGTTACCTATTCACAGCGCATATGCGTTTCATGTTCTAAGATACTGAAATAGTGACTGCGTAACTTATATGTGATGATAGCAATTTTGTGCTAAACGCGGAGTTGTGAGACAGGCTGTCGGCTGGTGATGATTTTGTAGGTCCTGCGGGCAGTGCTGGAATCACTGCCCGCCGGAATGCTCCGTCAAAACCCATGACGGAAACTAGGAATACGGGGCTAAGACCCCGCAAACAGACGGAGGCATTGCCCTTTGATAAGAGCGACGACACTGACTGTGAGGTCTGTGGTTGTCGTCCGGCCGAAGGCTTCGACGCGCAGATTCACAGAAGCGTTTGTAGACCCTGCGCGAATCGCGTACGCGTTGAGCAACTGAGAGCGACCCTACTGAAGCAAGTCGCAGAAACAGCTCAGACAGCCCAAAGCGTAGCCAGAGAAGAGGCTCGTCAGGAGGCAGGACAATGACGGTCTACTCGTCCATTATCTCGCGGATGTCGTCCTCACTCCACGGAAGTAGCACGACCGGTCCATCTTCGGTACTGCCGATGTTGACCTGCTCGCCGATCTCGACGCCGGAGTGTTCGACCGCTTCCTTCGGCAGGGTGACGACAACGGAACTGCCGTCTTCTTGGATTGTGGCCTTTCCATGCATCTCGGTGCCTTCTTCGGACATAGGCCGGGCTTCAATGCGAACTATGTCAACTCTTCCGGTGGTGAGCACTCGATGAGTCGCGGCCCGGACGATATGAAGCCGCGAGTGGCGTGGCGGCGCTATGTCGACCACCGACGGACGGAGGCGACGACTGGAACGGTGAAGACCTACCACTACCGACTGAAGCAGTTCGTCGAGTGGTGCGAGGATCAGCCCATCGAATCGGTGAGCGAACTGAACGGCTGGGATTTCGAGACGTACCAGACGGCCCGTCGCGGTGATGGTCTCGCGGCGACGACGCTCGCCGGTGAGATGCAGACGCTCAAGAACTTCATCGAGTACCTGGAACGCATCGAACTAGTCGAGGACGGACTGGCCGAACGGGTCCACATCCCGAACGTCGACGCGGCGGAGCAGAGTAGCGACAAGAAACTCGACACGGATCAGGCACAGAAGTTACTGAACTACTACCGAAATAGCGACGAAGACTTCGGTTCTCGACGGCACGCACTCTTCGAGGTATTGTGGTTCACGGCCGCGCGTATCGGCTCTATCCGTGCGCTCGACCTTCGGGATGTGTACCTCGATGAGCAGTACATCGACTTCAAGCACCGTCCGAAGACGGGAACGCCGCTGAAGAACAAGAGTAAGGGTGAACGCCCGGTTGGCGTTCCTCGTGAGGTATGCGAGGCGATTCAGGCGTACATCGAAGGCGACCGCTGGCGGAAACGCGACGACTACGCTCGACAGCCGCTGTTCACTACCAGGGAGGGACGTGGGTCTCTCAGCGCTCTTCGGTGCTACACGTACACGGCGACGCTTCCGTGCCTGTTCGGTCCGTGTCCGCACGGGAGCGAACGCGCGGCGTGCGGTTTCTTAGAGCCGTACGAGGCGAGCAAGTGCCCGTCGTCGAGGTCGCCGCACCAGATTCGGACGGGTTCGATTACGTGGCAACTCGATTGTGGCCTGCCGCCAGAGGTCGTCTCGAAGCGGGTGAACGCGTCTCAGCGCGTCATCAAACGGCATTACGACAAGGCGACTGCGCTGGAGGAGATGGAGAATCGTCGTCGACCGCACCTCGATCGTTTGGAGTTAGAATCATGAGTCAGACATGTCAATTCGTGTCCGAGCAGTTCGTTAGCGTAGCCGAGTGTCTATCAATGGTCAAGAAATTCTGCCCCAACCCATTTTCTGATTCCTCGCAACGACGAGCGATGCGAACGGCGCAGTCGTGAGCAAAGCGAGGAGTCCGTGGGATCGAAAATGGTGACGGCAGTTTGAACTCGGAAGCGAAGCGAACGGAGTGAGCGGAACGACCGAAGTTCAAATCTGTTCCAACCTTTCGATGAAACAGTCGTAGACATGTCTCTAAACCCAATTTCACCGCTGCAATCACGACTCCAGATACCATACCAGCACCACCGACCTGTTGCGAAACAGTTTAACTGACCGGACGGTTAGTACCACCAAGAACCTGACCGACCAGTCAGTCGACATCTATCTATGGCCGAGGAAACCACAGACGAACTGATGCGCGCGACGTACCGCGCGCTCTGCAAGCGGGGGTACGCCGCGTTGACGATGCGTGACATCGCCGACGAGTCCTCGAAGAGCAAAGCGACCCTCCATTACCACTTCGACGGCAAGCACGACCTGTTGGTCTCGTTTCTGGAGTTCCTCGACGAGCGGTTCGCCCGGAAGATCGCAGCCATCGACGCGGACGACCCGACGGCGAGACTGTTCGCGCTCTTGGACGTCGCCTGTCCGTCCGCCGAGGGCGACTCCGGCGAATTCCAGACGGCGATGCTCGAACTGACGGCGCAGGCCCCGTACGAGAAGGCGTACCGGGAGCGACTGCTCGGCTTCGAGACCCGTCTCCGCGCGGAGTTCGAGCGAGTCCTCGACTCCGGCGTCGAGTCGGGCGCGTTCGACGACGACGTCGAGCCCGAACGGACGGCCGAGTTCCTCCTCACCGCCATCGACGGCGCGCAGACGCGACGGGTCGCGGTCGGTCACGACGCAGACAAGATGAGAGAGATGATACGCAACTACGTAGAGACGGCAGTGGTATCGGACGAATCGCCGAGGCGAACCGAGGTGCGCGCCGAGTGAGTCTGCTCGACCGCATCGACAGCGTGTTCAAAGGCCCCGAGGACGTCGACCTCACGTCGGGCGGCATCGTGAAACCGCTGTTCTACCTCTCTTTGCCCATCGTTCTCACGAACCTGCTGCAGACGGCGTACAACCTCGCCGACACGTTCTGGCTGGGGCAGTACGACACCGCCGCGCTCGCGGCCATCAGCTTCGCGTTCCCGATGGTGTTTCTGCTCATCGCCATCGGGATGGGCTTCTCCGTCGCCGGGAGCGTCCTCGTCGCCCAGCACACGGGCGCGAACGACGCGAAGAAGGCCGAGTACGCGGCGTCGCAGACGGTGACGTTTTCGCTTCTGGCCGCGCTCGTCCTCGGACTGTTCGGCTTCGTCTTCGTCGAACAACTGCTGGGCATCTTCGGGGCCTCCCCCGAGGTGCTCCCGATGGCGACGAGTTACATGCAGGTCATCTCGCTCGGTCTCATGTTCATGTTCGGCTTCTTCGTCTTCGTCGCGCTGATGCGCGGCTACGGCGACACCGTCACGCCGATGCTCGTCATGTTCGGCTCCGTCGTCCTCAACATCTTCCTCGACCCGTTCCTCATCTTCGGCTTCGACGACAACCCCCTCTTTGCGATGCTCGGGATGGAGAGCCTTCAGACGACGCTGTTCGCCGCGACGGGCTACACCGGCTCGGGCATCACCGGGGCGGCCGTCGCCACCATCTTCTCGCGGGCGCTGGCGCTGGCCGTGGGACTGGCGATCATGTTCAACGGCACCCGCGGCGTGGAGATCCACCTCAGCGAGATGGTTCCTGACTTCGGCTACGCGCGGAAGCTGCTCGCCATCGGCCTCCCCGCGTCCGTCGAGGGCTCCGGTCGCGCCATCTCCATCAACCTGCTGCTCATCGTCGTCGGGCTGTTCTCGACGAACGTCGTCGCCGCCTACGGCGTCGGGACGCGGGTGCTGTCGGTCATCTTCCTCCCCGCGCTCGCCGTCGCCCGCGGCGTCGAGACGATGACCGGCCAGAACATCGGTGCGAACAAACCCGACCGCGCCGAGAAGGCCGCAACCAGCGCCGCGTTGACGATGTTCGTCGTTCTCTCGGCGTTGGGGGTCGTCACCTGGTTCGCCGCCCGGCCCATCGTCGGGGTGTTCACCGACAACCAGGAGGTCATCACCATCGGCGCGGAGTTCCTCCGCTACGTCGCGCCGACGTTCGGTTTCATCGGCATCGTCCAGTCGTTCGTCGGGAGCTTCCGCGGCGCGGGCAAGACCGTCGTCGCCGCCATCATCTCGGTGTCGATGCTCGGCCTCGTCCGCCTCCCGGTGGCCTTCTTCGGAGCGACCGACTTCGGATTCGGTCTCGGGTCGTCGGGTATCTGGCTCGGCTTCGCCGTCTCGAACGTCGTCGGTGGCGTCATCGCCATCCTCTGGTACCGCCGGGGGACGTGGCGCAACGTCGACCTCTCGTCGGCCCGAGGTGCCCCGACCGTCGAAGCCGAACCGACCGACGACTGAGAACTCGCTACTGAGTCGTCCACGACTCCAGTTCTCGGTCGTCGGACCGTCACACCACCGAGACGGTCATCTCAGCCTGCGAAACGATGAATATCCGGCGTTCGCTATCGTCGGTGCGGATGGAACTGCTGTTTCGAATGCTCGTCGCCGGGTTCGTCATCGTCGCACCCTCGGCGCTGTTTCTCGGTCTCTGGCACGGCCTCCACAAACTCCGAGACGACCGCCTCGTCGAGCGACTGCTCGACGAGACCGACGAGGAGTTCGGGCGCAGCGGCCAGTTCGTCCTGACGCCGACCGCGCGGCGGAGTCGACGCTCCGGAGCGGTCGCGTGTAGAGCGTGCGGGACGCCGAATCCGCGCGGCGTCCGCTTCTGTCACGACTGTCTGTCGAAGCTCGACAGCGCCTAGAAAGAGAGAAAGAGAGTTCGTCGTCAGACGGCTTCAGGCGCGGCGGAGCGCGACCGCAACTGCGCCCAAGAGGCCGACGAGCGCCGCGACGACGCCGAAGCCGGGTCCGTCGGTGCCGGTCTCACCGTCTCCGGTCGTCTCGGCGGCTCCAGCGTCTTCGGTGGTTTCGGCGGCTTCGGTGGTCGTCTCCGCGGAGGTGTCACCGTCTTCGGTCGTCTCTTCGGCCGTCGAGGTGGTGGTCTGCTCGCTCGCACCGTCGCCGGTCACGTACGCCGTGCTGCTGATGGGCGCGCCGTTCTCCTGGTACGGGGCGTCTGCGGACTCGTTGAACGTCTCGTCACCGTCGTCGGTGTACGCGGTAGCGATGGTCACCTGGTCGCCGGTGAACGAGTCGTTGAGCGCCACCGTGACGTTCGTCTGCTCGCCTGATTCGAGGTAGTCGGAGTGACCGACGAGGGTGCCGCCCTCGTCGAAGATGGCGACGTAGCCGCCGTTCGAGATGGTCGCCTCCTCGACGACGACGCTCTGGTTCTCGATGGTCTGGTCGTTGTATTCGAGCGTCGCGGTTCCGTTCGCGGAGTCGTTGGCGGTTCCGTCGGTCTGTGCAGCGACCGTCCCCGTCGTCGCGGGTGCGAGGAGAGCCATCGTCGCGGCGAGCACGGTGAACACCACGACGGCGGTCAACGCGGTGCGTCGGATTGTAGATTGCTTCATCGTTGTCTCTGGTTCCGGTGCCGTCCGGTTGTCACGGGTTGGTGGTGCCGGCACTCGTGGAACTCGACCTACACGTTCACAACCCGTGGTAAATTGTTTTGGGAAACCGAACGTCCCGTACTGGCACGCTCCACGATACACCCATCCATGGTGTGCGGAAACACGCCGTCTATCTGTCGTGGTTGTTAGTGACGTACATATCAGATATTCGAAAAACTCATAAGCGAGTAAATACTCATAGCAAGTATGCACTGGAAACACCGCCGAAACGCTCCGACCGCAGAACGAAAGAAGAAAGAAACCGACGCCGGCACCCGCTGGTCGTTCATCGCGGCCGCGACGATTGCCGCGTAAGAACCGTCTCTCGACTGCACTCGCTGACGTTCAGCAGATGACTCTCCTTCGTGTCGACGGCGCGCTCTCCGGCGTCGTCGACGACATCTCGGACGAACCTGTCCGACCGCCTCGATTCTTCGCCGATTGACATTTATCCGACACTCACGTAGACAGTGTATGAGTCACATCGCCGAGTTCGACCTTTCGAGCCCGAACCTCGCGTTAATGTCCGTCCTGGCCGCGGTGCCGTCGATGCGTATCCGCGTCGAGGAAGTGCTCTCGGCGGACGACTCGGCACCGTTGTATTTCCTGTTCTGGGCGACCGGCGACGACTTCGAGGCGTTCGAAGCCGCGCTCGAAGACGACGACACCGTCCTCTCGGTCGAGGTTCTCGACACGTTCGAGACCCAGAAACTGTATCGAACACGTGTCGACCCCGACGTGTTGCTCTACCCCATCGCGGCGGTCGTCGGTGCTTCCCGACTGGAGATGACCGCCACGCACGACAGTTTCGAGATGCGGATGCGCTTTCCCGACCGGGAGGCGCTCGCCGAGTTCCGCCGCCGCGTCCGCGAACAGGGGGTGTCGTTCACGCTCAAACGGCTCTACACGCCCGACAGTCCGGAAACGACCGAACAGTACGGCCTCTCCGAGAAACAGCGAACGGCGCTTCGGTCGGCGGTACGAATCGGCTACTTCGACGTCCCGCGCCGCGGGAGTCTCGACGAGCTCGCCGACGAACTCGGGATCTCCGGACAGGCGACGTCCGAGCGTCTCCGTCGTGGGACGGTCGCGCTCGTCCGCAACACTATCGGCGTCGAGTCGTAGGCGAGAAAAGAGTGTGCGAGCGGTCCGGCGACGAGTCGACCCCGATCAGAGGAACGACTCGATGTTGTCGGCGACTTCCTCGGGGGTGTCGCCGACGGGGACGCCCGCGTCGTTGAGGGCGCTGATCTTGCTCTCGGCGGTGCCGGTGCCGCTGCCGGAGACGATAGCGCCGGCGTGACCCATGCGCTTGCCCGGGGGCGCGGTCCGACCGGCGATGAAGCCGGCGACCGGCGTGTCCATCTGCTCGTCGATGAACGCGGCGGCCTCCTCCTCGTCCTCGCCGCCGATCTCGCCGCACATGACGACGGCCTCGGTCTCGTCGTCCTCCTCGAACAGCGCGAGGGCGTCGACGAAGTCCGTGCCAATGATGGGGTCGCCGCCGATACCGATGGCGGTGGTCTGGCCGATGCCGCGGGCGGTGAGGTTGTCGACGACCTGGTACGTCAGCGTCCCCGAGCGGGAAACGAGACCGACGTTACCGTCGGTGAAGATGTTCCCCGGGAGGATGCCGAGTTTCGCCTCGCCGGGCGTGATGATGCCGGGGCAGTTCGGGCCGATGAGGCGGGTGTCGACCTCCGAGAGGCGCTTGTTCACCTTCGCCATATCCTGGGTCGGGATGCCCTCGGTGATGGCGACGGCGAGGTCGAGGTCGGTGTCGAGCGCCTCGAAGACGGCGTCGGCGGCGAACGCCGGCGGGACGAAGATGACCGAGGCGTCGGCGTCCTCCTCGCGGACGGCCTCGTCGACGGTGTCGTACACCGGGATGCCGTCGACTTCCTGGCCGCCCTTG contains the following coding sequences:
- a CDS encoding response regulator — translated: MSDYVIWWIDDTESRKEKHAEVLEEQMSNLSVIFTHPQKAAEKLNQNDHPDADLVLIDWMLNEQGEFLGKGLTMAGSVREHLQNTPIYGFTGGSLNELRTPASEHQFQSTLPLKDISSRAGAKNLEGDINDYQRVEAARGDGLKALLATLNPPEGLDEELKSLIPRTFSNGLKTDPTEEGGSSLEFADWVRHRFLKTPGPLLDCNWTATKLGVKPDYLDQYITELYETEYGEFTYDGIFHHRINPLWWTSELIEAVVDLAQSRDQTIGEIHAAAPNLLGVDDDHHSICTACGDPHPDTVAASIEGKDATYPVHFHCSNLHHSREGGFEDYRTAEDI
- a CDS encoding helix-turn-helix domain-containing protein translates to MRQSGTWMTIWDDRILEYIREEGSGSPKQLVDSGYIKVSRQHISRRLQKLAEHGMLTALGNGVYIITDKGEEYLDGEWDAEEDRPVEAVDNESENGNGDGFAESES
- a CDS encoding AbrB/MazE/SpoVT family DNA-binding domain-containing protein, coding for MSEEGTEMHGKATIQEDGSSVVVTLPKEAVEHSGVEIGEQVNIGSTEDGPVVLLPWSEDDIREIMDE
- a CDS encoding tyrosine-type recombinase/integrase, encoding MSRGPDDMKPRVAWRRYVDHRRTEATTGTVKTYHYRLKQFVEWCEDQPIESVSELNGWDFETYQTARRGDGLAATTLAGEMQTLKNFIEYLERIELVEDGLAERVHIPNVDAAEQSSDKKLDTDQAQKLLNYYRNSDEDFGSRRHALFEVLWFTAARIGSIRALDLRDVYLDEQYIDFKHRPKTGTPLKNKSKGERPVGVPREVCEAIQAYIEGDRWRKRDDYARQPLFTTREGRGSLSALRCYTYTATLPCLFGPCPHGSERAACGFLEPYEASKCPSSRSPHQIRTGSITWQLDCGLPPEVVSKRVNASQRVIKRHYDKATALEEMENRRRPHLDRLELES
- a CDS encoding TetR/AcrR family transcriptional regulator, producing the protein MAEETTDELMRATYRALCKRGYAALTMRDIADESSKSKATLHYHFDGKHDLLVSFLEFLDERFARKIAAIDADDPTARLFALLDVACPSAEGDSGEFQTAMLELTAQAPYEKAYRERLLGFETRLRAEFERVLDSGVESGAFDDDVEPERTAEFLLTAIDGAQTRRVAVGHDADKMREMIRNYVETAVVSDESPRRTEVRAE
- a CDS encoding MATE family efflux transporter gives rise to the protein MSLLDRIDSVFKGPEDVDLTSGGIVKPLFYLSLPIVLTNLLQTAYNLADTFWLGQYDTAALAAISFAFPMVFLLIAIGMGFSVAGSVLVAQHTGANDAKKAEYAASQTVTFSLLAALVLGLFGFVFVEQLLGIFGASPEVLPMATSYMQVISLGLMFMFGFFVFVALMRGYGDTVTPMLVMFGSVVLNIFLDPFLIFGFDDNPLFAMLGMESLQTTLFAATGYTGSGITGAAVATIFSRALALAVGLAIMFNGTRGVEIHLSEMVPDFGYARKLLAIGLPASVEGSGRAISINLLLIVVGLFSTNVVAAYGVGTRVLSVIFLPALAVARGVETMTGQNIGANKPDRAEKAATSAALTMFVVLSALGVVTWFAARPIVGVFTDNQEVITIGAEFLRYVAPTFGFIGIVQSFVGSFRGAGKTVVAAIISVSMLGLVRLPVAFFGATDFGFGLGSSGIWLGFAVSNVVGGVIAILWYRRGTWRNVDLSSARGAPTVEAEPTDD
- a CDS encoding DUF7577 domain-containing protein — translated: MELLFRMLVAGFVIVAPSALFLGLWHGLHKLRDDRLVERLLDETDEEFGRSGQFVLTPTARRSRRSGAVACRACGTPNPRGVRFCHDCLSKLDSA
- a CDS encoding DUF7282 domain-containing protein, encoding MKQSTIRRTALTAVVVFTVLAATMALLAPATTGTVAAQTDGTANDSANGTATLEYNDQTIENQSVVVEEATISNGGYVAIFDEGGTLVGHSDYLESGEQTNVTVALNDSFTGDQVTIATAYTDDGDETFNESADAPYQENGAPISSTAYVTGDGASEQTTTSTAEETTEDGDTSAETTTEAAETTEDAGAAETTGDGETGTDGPGFGVVAALVGLLGAVAVALRRA
- a CDS encoding helix-turn-helix domain-containing protein, whose product is MSHIAEFDLSSPNLALMSVLAAVPSMRIRVEEVLSADDSAPLYFLFWATGDDFEAFEAALEDDDTVLSVEVLDTFETQKLYRTRVDPDVLLYPIAAVVGASRLEMTATHDSFEMRMRFPDREALAEFRRRVREQGVSFTLKRLYTPDSPETTEQYGLSEKQRTALRSAVRIGYFDVPRRGSLDELADELGISGQATSERLRRGTVALVRNTIGVES
- the sucD gene encoding succinate--CoA ligase subunit alpha, translated to MSILVDDDTRVVVQGITGGEGKFHTGQMEEYGTNVVAGAVPGKGGQEVDGIPVYDTVDEAVREEDADASVIFVPPAFAADAVFEALDTDLDLAVAITEGIPTQDMAKVNKRLSEVDTRLIGPNCPGIITPGEAKLGILPGNIFTDGNVGLVSRSGTLTYQVVDNLTARGIGQTTAIGIGGDPIIGTDFVDALALFEEDDETEAVVMCGEIGGEDEEEAAAFIDEQMDTPVAGFIAGRTAPPGKRMGHAGAIVSGSGTGTAESKISALNDAGVPVGDTPEEVADNIESFL